ctgataaaatcaaatatgtgtaaTCCTGTGATACACGTTTACCTACAAATatcttgtatatacatgtaaatctgcatgcatgtatataatgaacatgacaGCTGAATGAGAAAAAAACACTTGTCCATTTGAATTTGTGACTGGGTGTTTTATTTAAGATCATGATAtgatttaaacaattttatgcATATGAATTGCATCAACAAAATGCAGTGTACATGTAGCAGTATTAAAAAGAAGttggagaaaaaaatatacaaacaaagagaaaaaatacataatgtatacaaacaaagagaaaaaacatacaaacaactACACACAGAATTTACTTTGTAATACCTGATAAATTCAAGATCTTTAATTATTGCTATCTATAAAAGCTTTAACAGTGTTTTTTGTGtacctacattgtatatcagCTTCACagcaacattataaaaaaaagcagaaaaataaattaaaatactgCCAAGTTTTTTCCCATACAAAAATCTTATTCTTACTTGATATTATATTTCAGGAGAACgtaaaagattaaaaccaaatgCTGTCCCTTCAGTATTCCCATTCTCCTCTAGCAACACTGTCAGTCCTTCCTCTAAAGCACGTAATGAACGGCAAAAGAGAAGAGAAAGTGGTTTAGTGCATGTGCCTATTCCTAGTGTTGGTAACAGTGTTGTTGTGGAAAGTGAAGTTTCAGAGTTACATATAGTTACAGCTACTGAACATGTTGACCAAATTAAATCATTCAGTGATATGTCTACTCAGTGTGAAATTCAAGAGAGTAGCCAAGGTTATTCAATTGAAAATTTCCGCAGCTCTCcaaaaatactaaaatactACACAGGATTTGATGACTATGATCATTTcaagttatttttcaatatactTGGTCCTGCTGCATATGACTTGCAGTTCAGATGCTCTGTCTTGTCACCAGAAAATCAGttgtttttaacattaatgaaaTTACGCAGAGCAACAGAAAACATTGAACTTGGTCATCTTTTTCACATCAGTGAAACTACTGTTTCAACCCTGCTAAATGTTTGGATAAACTTTCTGTATTTCCAATTGAAAGAACTTGACATTTGGCCATCAAGAGATGTTGTTGACGAGCATATGCCAGATAACTTTTCCCAGTTCAGTAAAACCAGAGTAATTTTGGATGCTACAGAGATTCCAATTCACAAGCCGCGCAATGTTAATGCCCAAAGTGCTACATTCTCTtcctataaaaacaaaaacactctCAAGACTATGGTTGGCTGCACACCCAAAGGTGCTGTTTTCTTGCATATCAGATGCTTACGGAGGCTCCGCGAGTGACCGCCAGATAATTGAGCGTTCTCGCCTTGTACAAGATCATTCTATGTTTACATCTGGTGACAGTATCATGGCTGATAGGGGGATTATGGTACAGGATCTATTTGCATCAAAAGATGTTCAAGTAAATACCCCAACAATGTTAAAGGGTAAAAGTCAGTTAGAGGCAGAAGATGTAGTTAGAGATAGGCGTATTGCTTCCAAAAGAATTCACATTGAAAGAGTAATAGGCTTagcaaaaacatataaaatactgAATTCAAATCTGTCACATTGTAAGGTTACTCTTGGATCtagaattttttatatatatgctttGCTATTCAAAACTTCAGACAATCAAttgtaagttaattatataaatatccttcatacatgtaatgtacatatataggcGTACATAATAGTGTACAAGTTCATTATCTTTTTGTATCATGATAATTAGTCAGCACTActagtacaatgtacatgtatataaaataaatacctACTTCAAcagaatattaattaaaatatggtAACTTATAGTATTGTAATTCTAGAAAAATACCAGAGTACCATAAATATTATAGTTGATTACCTTAATGTTGTACACAGGAGcatatttaacaatgttttgaaaaaatattgcaaaccTACATTTTTCCTGCTACAAATTTCCTGTAGTATTTTTGGTAAAATAATTCTAACTTTGGCAGCATACTACCTGACCAAAAAGAATTATCAGCATAAATCTCCTCTACAAAAATATCTGTAAATGTATAGACtacaaaaaaacatttctgtttCTTGTAAATGTTCAGTTGCCCTTGAATTTGATAGTAATAATTATGGTTTGACTTAAGATGCATGTTTCCATGCTCATCTTTTACTAAAAATGGAAAGTCAGTGTTTACATCAATTACAGAATGTCTACCTCTGTATGGACATTTGACTTCTACAAGGTCACCCTGGCTTGTAATGCCATCTGGTGAGGCAGCAAGAAAACTATTATTGATATCCACCCTCAACCCACATGCATAGACTCTTGTCCCCTTAATTTCCTCAAACTTTTTAACTGCGGCCTTCTCAAAGGATTGTCCATGTATGATAGCTGGTGTACTAAGTGTGGCAGGTTCAAACATAGATTGACATAACTGGTCCTTGTTCCGTCGGTCAGTGGCTTTACATATATCCCCGAATCTGGAAGAAGTCAGGCGCCACTTTCTCTCCTTGTGCCACTTCTTGCATAgactttgtttttttgttgtttcttCAATTTTTAGGGATTCTTCCATAGATAACACCTAGAATACACAAATTAAATActttttaacttattttaaaatattgttagtATTTAATTCAGGTAGTAAACATGCTataaataacttataaataATACACAAGTCTTATAAATTCAACATTCAATAAAAATTGACTctcatgataaaaaaaactcattATGCAATGTCATTCACCATGTTTTTTAAATGACAGGGGTTAACAACTCTTTGACAGTCATATATTCAATgttgtaagttttttttttatataacaatacCTTATTTCCTGCATCAACCCAATGTTCAGTAATAGGTAGTGTGCTGTAATCATGGTCTCTTGCTGCCACTTGTATGTTCGCCTTCGGCATGAGATATCTGTTGCAAATTGACCTAATGTTATTTTCATGTGTGCAATATTAATCATTTCCAAGTTTACTAGTAAATTTCAGCAATTAACAGTagaatacaatatttaaaatatttacttaagcaagtaatgttctgaatctAGATTCATATAGGTTTCTATATTTTTGCattaaattttacatatttttcttaaattttcataCATACAAAGATTTCATGATAATGCAATTTAATCactgttttaaaaatttacCTAAAAGCAAGGTCCTTGGATGATGCAGCGCAATAGTTGATTACTTGGGTTTTGACAAATGCGTTGTAACCAGCATTACCTCGGTATCTCTCAGGTCTAGGATCATCCATGTTGATGTCGTAACTGGATTCAATATCTTCTGCCTTCACTGGTGAACCTATGACACACGTAGACAACACAGttcaatatatgcatgtataagATTATTTTGGAACAGAAAACACAGTAGCAGAAATAAACTGAATTTCAATATTACAAaccaaatatatattacactgtaATACTGACTTAAAAATTATGGTGATTGGAATAGACTAGGCGAACATACATTtcttataatacatgtatatggaaagGGAATGTGTGTAGTAGTAGTATTATTACAGATTGCAATATGTTCTGTTCAAAAGCTATTAATTATCTtggtacatgtatgaaatatagGTTTGATCAGAACTAGCATTTCTAGATGATATTCTGTTGTCATATAATACTGCCAGCACCTTTATATTGCTATAATAAGTCCATTAATTATTGTCACCAAATAAAATGCTTGtttattaatgtttaaaaacaaacaataacaatcaaaaacaaacaacagcaataagaacaaaaaaaagaaaacaataaagatGTGTTGATATGTTCagtaattatacaaaatacCATACCCGGTATAAATAAAATTCTGAAAACAAACTGAATATAACCAATTAACCAAAGGCAGATTGATAATTACAATTTGTTTTCATGTCTTCTTTCAAATTGGTACATAtatgtgttttgtaattttattctaacactatataattgtatatacaatggaactgtgttttttttcaaatcctaCTGCCCATTCACCACTGgtttattgatttatattaaaaagaaacaaaaaattgaacgaacatttgttttgttattgccttggtAATTCTTCTTTGGTTTGTGAAAAGTTTGCAGTTGTTCTGTGCAGCTTCCCTGAATAGCAAGTCTACCCGTTTCAATAAACTGAACAAGGACAAGCAGAATGGCTGCGACATGCTTGCATGTACCGCATGGACCTTTACCAGCTGGACACTCACAATCCGTATTTATGACTTCGCCATTTGGTCCGAGTCTTACTTTGTAGTTGTAAGAAATCTGTAaaaattgtacagtaaaacctaccttaacgaccacctctgtataaagaccacttcaCACTGACAGAACATTGACTTGTTGGTAAGACAAAGTCTACAAGTCATGTAGGTGATTAACTAATCTCAAATTAACATCAAGACCATTTTTCTAAGGtctaaaatgaccaattttaacacaattcaacctgtgtatgaTGACCACTTGGCGATTATGACAATTTTTGCTTTGTCCATTGAGTggtctttattgacaggtttgaATGTACACCAGGTATATGTACCAAAGTGGACTAAATAAGGTGTTTTATATCTAAGTTTTAAGTATGTTTTTCAGTAGATTGTTTGTCTGGTTATATTTTGCAAGCTTACTCTTTTTTTCATTGCTGCTGCAACTGTTCCAGTCAGAAACACATCAGAAGCTTCTGCCTTAAAGCTGCAGGCCTCGACCCGTCCAGACTCCAATAGGAGACGGCCTTTAGTAATAGCTTGAatatcggactgatgttgtTTGTCAACAGCCATCCTGTACAAAAAATAACCTACAAAAACAAGATACAGTTATACATAgttatatgaaaacaaaatcatatcaaataGGAAAGAATGATTAAATATTTGGGATCATActgtttaaaattttcaaagtcaattaaatcaatattataaatatcCTGCAATAGCTTTTCATACCAAGTTTGTGTGAAGATCAATGTTTTTTACTGTATAACTACAACCTACCTTTAATTACATTTCCTTGAATACTAAGTAACACATGTACTTGAATTGGACTTCAATATTTGACTTTACACATGTGTGTATACCAATGGGGCCACAGTGGCCAAGTAGTTAACATGTCTCGAcacattaccacaagccctccacctctgagtttgaatcccaagtgggacagttgccaggtacttacCGCTGGTCGTTGGTTTTTATCCAGGTACTCttgctttcctccaccaacaaacctggcacgtccttaaatgaccctggctattaacaggacgttaaactaataaaaccaaaccaaaatctatacaaaaaAGTATGGTTCAtgttatgtattttaattaagttAAGATATACAGTACCTTCTACCTGTGACATTCCTAGACTTGGCAGTTGGTTTCTGTGGTCTAGCGTCAACTGCCGAAACCCAAACATTCCCACTGGCCAATCAGGTAATGGTGATGGTGTTGGCAGAAGGACAACATCATCCCGAAAGTTTTTGTTCCTGTCGTAGGCTTCTAGACtgcaataaatatatacagtacactgTATAGTGTATATGCATGTAATTTTAAATCAATCTGCTGGACTCATTGGCTTAATGTTGTATGCATATTGCAGTAAATAATCATGTTGTTGGTTTGTCCATGGGAAAACATACATACTGTTAATATGTGTGAGATACGTAACGCCTAGGCACTGTCAGATTTTGACATATATAAACAgcgactacatgtatatacatgtacaagtgtacatgataaataatttatgtGTTGCGGTAATTTACCGTTAACGATCTAATTACCAATTACCAACACTGGCATGTAATATTGACGGGAATAGCGTtcatacaatgtttatatatctataggCCTACAGTAGTCGTTCGTACATGTACTTCAAGCGAGATTTGAAGAAGACAAGTCCTAGATAGGCATTCTATACATATAGCTTCATATTCGTAATTCTGTGGAATGAAAAAATGCTCAAATATACACTTACCGTTCAATTAAATCAGCTTTTCTTCCTCGTAATACCGCACCACGTTTTGACAATTCTAACTTCAATCTGTCAACTTTCCACAAATGATAAGCcgccatattgtttatatttctataccaactagagcactagcgcCACCTAGTGACGCCAAGAGCGATAACTCGCTGATGAACCCTATTGGGTTGAAGGGTC
Above is a genomic segment from Argopecten irradians isolate NY unplaced genomic scaffold, Ai_NY scaffold_1249, whole genome shotgun sequence containing:
- the LOC138314045 gene encoding uncharacterized protein isoform X1 — its product is MDDPRPERYRGNAGYNAFVKTQVINYCAASSKDLAFRYLMPKANIQVAARDHDYSTLPITEHWVDAGNKVLSMEESLKIEETTKKQSLCKKWHKERKWRLTSSRFGDICKATDRRNKDQLCQSMFEPATLSTPAIIHGQSFEKAAVKKFEEIKGTRVYACGLRVDINNSFLAASPDGITSQGDLVEVKCPYRGRHSVIDVNTDFPFLVKDEHGNMHLKSNHNYYYQIQGQLNIYKKQKCFFVVYTFTDIFVEEIYADNSFWSGSMLPKLELFYQKYYRKFVAGKM
- the LOC138314045 gene encoding uncharacterized protein isoform X3, with the protein product MAAYHLWKVDRLKLELSKRGAVLRGRKADLIERLEAYDRNKNFRDDVVLLPTPSPLPDWPVGMFGFRQLTLDHRNQLPSLGMSQVEGYFLYRMAVDKQHQSDIQAITKGRLLLESGRVEACSFKAEASDVFLTGTVAAAMKKRVHQ
- the LOC138314045 gene encoding uncharacterized protein isoform X2, translated to MAAYHLWKVDRLKLELSKRGAVLRGRKADLIERLEAYDRNKNFRDDVVLLPTPSPLPDWPVGMFGFRQLTLDHRNQLPSLGMSQVEGYFLYRMAVDKQHQSDIQAITKGRLLLESGRVEACSFKAEASDVFLTGTVAAAMKKRISYNYKVRLGPNGEVINTDCECPAGKGPCGTCKHVAAILLVLVQFIETGRLAIQGSCTEQLQTFHKPKKNYQGNNKTNVHQ